Within Clostridiales bacterium, the genomic segment TTTACCTTTGACTCCTTGATGTCGCCAAATGCGATCTGTACGGCGTCGTAGCCGTCACGCGCGATCGTCTTGATCTGGCTGACCACGCAGGGGCCGGCCTCAATCACCGTGACCGGCACGAGGCGATCGTCCTCACTCCACACCTGCGTCATTCCCAGCTTCCTGCCGAGAATCGTCGTAACCATCGTTCTCTCCGTCCTTCATGCGGTCGTGGCTCCTCTCGGTCGCACACTTGAGTGCGCTCGCCAGCGGACCGCTCCTGTCGCACGCACCCAGCCGAGAACTGCTCGGCGGATGCGAAGCGCCTGCCTACAGCTTTATCTCAATGTCGACGCCCGCGGGAAGATCGAGCCGCATCAGCGAATCGACCGTCTTAGGCGTAGGCTCGAGAATGTCGATGAGACGCTTGTGCGTCTTCATCTCGAAGTGCTCCCGGCTATCCTTGTTCACGTGCGGCGAACGGATGACGCAG encodes:
- the rpsJ gene encoding 30S ribosomal protein S10 — encoded protein: MANQKIRIRLKGYDHEIVDQSTKMIVDTAQKTGAKVSGPIPLPTERNLYCVIRSPHVNKDSREHFEMKTHKRLIDILEPTPKTVDSLMRLDLPAGVDIEIKL